A section of the Candidatus Limnocylindrales bacterium genome encodes:
- a CDS encoding pilus assembly protein TadG-related protein, which produces MQLDSPTSSSRERGAIAIFLALTLVLILGVAAFVIDIGGGLVTRAQLQNVSDAGSLAAGRELVRIYQALPATTNNKTYMLTPGDQARIFGKAYEFAGANKAGGVAISVLEPDLIYGTYDHATGEVTPTTTGVRAIKLLSRRDDTANGVVETTLGGVLGVQTLSVRASAAVGISALGTMAEGDADVPVGISSHWFDSNACSPTSTIKFFPTGTADGCAGWHTFIESPASAARLGRILDALRTDTYESPETTAGQTSYNFTGGTVSSRFSDMKALYDAKKDGNGDWSVLVPVYQDSTCNNPNGALPIIGFARARIYQVTTAPSPTILANVECGVVSDGAGNGPNDYGTLYASPGMIQ; this is translated from the coding sequence ATGCAACTCGACAGCCCGACTTCGTCCAGCCGCGAACGCGGCGCAATCGCCATTTTCCTCGCACTGACGCTGGTCCTGATCCTCGGGGTCGCGGCTTTCGTCATCGACATCGGAGGCGGGCTCGTCACCCGCGCGCAGCTCCAGAACGTGAGCGACGCGGGCTCGCTGGCGGCAGGTCGCGAGCTGGTGCGGATCTACCAGGCGCTGCCGGCGACGACGAACAACAAGACGTACATGCTCACGCCGGGCGACCAGGCCCGCATCTTCGGCAAGGCGTACGAGTTTGCGGGCGCGAACAAGGCCGGGGGTGTGGCGATCTCGGTTCTCGAGCCGGACCTCATTTACGGCACGTACGATCATGCGACCGGCGAGGTCACCCCGACGACGACCGGTGTGCGCGCGATCAAGCTGCTCTCTCGCCGCGACGATACGGCAAACGGCGTCGTCGAAACGACGCTCGGCGGAGTCCTCGGCGTTCAGACGCTGTCGGTGCGGGCATCGGCCGCCGTCGGAATCAGTGCGCTCGGCACGATGGCAGAAGGGGACGCAGATGTGCCGGTCGGCATCTCGTCGCACTGGTTCGACTCGAACGCGTGCAGCCCGACGTCGACGATCAAGTTCTTCCCGACCGGTACCGCCGACGGGTGCGCAGGCTGGCATACGTTCATCGAATCTCCGGCGAGTGCAGCGCGGCTCGGAAGAATCCTCGATGCGCTTCGCACGGACACCTACGAGTCGCCCGAGACGACCGCAGGCCAGACGTCGTACAATTTTACCGGCGGCACGGTCTCATCGCGGTTCAGCGACATGAAGGCGCTCTACGACGCGAAAAAGGACGGTAACGGCGACTGGTCGGTGCTGGTGCCGGTCTACCAGGACTCGACCTGCAACAACCCGAACGGCGCGCTGCCGATCATCGGTTTCGCTCGTGCGCGCATCTACCAGGTCACGACGGCGCCAAGCCCGACCATCCTGGCCAACGTCGAGTGTGGCGTCGTCAGCGACGGCGCGGGGAACGGGCCGAATGATTATGGGACGCTCTACGCCAGCCCCGGCATGATCCAGTAG
- a CDS encoding MBL fold metallo-hydrolase — translation MKPLGGRRVGLAAALLCFCLVSLSACQQPLPIPPIKSTLEGWPQPYHGLSGIRIHAFRTGAVRTPQGAAFAGGSWTSMIDMGAWAFVIEHPTAGLVVFDTGIAQRARTEPEHYVGWLGAKLGMLDVPAGAGLAEQMRAAGLDPLGVTKVVLSHLHFDHTGAIPDFPNATVIVSANEKNWVLTGLSKMDFVDVDPLMKIGQWQTIDFQNEKPLATLFAAHDLLGDGSLLAVDLSGHTPGSTGLIIKTADAPFLLTGDAAWTAQSWKWPAMPISAANMTLWWEQIWRIRKFAMLEPHLIVIPGHDDQAVEKVAVPSFIAHEPPSDDKHPQT, via the coding sequence TTGAAGCCGCTCGGCGGTCGTCGCGTCGGACTCGCCGCCGCCCTGCTCTGCTTCTGCCTCGTCTCCCTGTCGGCTTGCCAGCAGCCGCTGCCGATTCCTCCGATCAAGTCGACGCTCGAGGGATGGCCGCAGCCATACCACGGCCTCTCGGGCATCCGGATCCATGCGTTCCGTACCGGCGCTGTCCGTACGCCTCAGGGCGCGGCATTCGCCGGCGGCAGCTGGACGTCGATGATCGACATGGGTGCGTGGGCGTTCGTGATCGAGCACCCGACCGCCGGCCTCGTCGTGTTCGATACCGGAATCGCCCAGCGCGCGCGCACCGAGCCGGAGCACTACGTCGGATGGCTCGGCGCAAAGCTCGGCATGCTCGACGTTCCCGCCGGCGCGGGCCTTGCCGAGCAGATGCGCGCCGCCGGACTCGATCCGCTCGGCGTTACGAAGGTCGTGCTGTCGCACCTGCACTTCGACCACACCGGCGCGATCCCCGATTTCCCGAACGCCACCGTCATCGTCTCGGCCAACGAGAAGAACTGGGTGCTGACCGGCCTTTCGAAGATGGACTTCGTCGACGTCGACCCACTGATGAAGATCGGCCAGTGGCAGACCATCGATTTCCAGAACGAGAAGCCGCTCGCGACTCTTTTCGCCGCGCACGACCTTCTCGGCGACGGCTCACTGCTTGCCGTAGACCTGTCGGGTCACACGCCGGGTAGCACCGGCCTCATCATCAAGACCGCCGACGCCCCGTTCCTCCTGACCGGCGACGCCGCCTGGACCGCCCAGAGCTGGAAATGGCCCGCGATGCCGATCTCCGCCGCCAACATGACCCTGTGGTGGGAACAGATCTGGCGCATCCGAAAATTCGCGATGCTCGAGCCCCACCTGATCGTAATCCCCGGCCACGACGACCAAGCCGTAGAAAAGGTCGCCGTCCCCTCCTTCATCGCCCACGAACCCCCGAGCGATGACAAGCACCCGCAAACCTGA
- a CDS encoding glycosyltransferase family 39 protein, producing MQTIVRDGQLVLPMRNGNELPSKPPLFHWLGALASFLHGRVSEGTIRFPSLVAALLAALATALAAWSWWGADTALMTAVVLGTSYQWLASSVTARVDMVLAAAVTLALLSFARAIETGRSIPVTVFVLLVVATLTKGPIGLVLPCTIAGVTLALRGELAFLGMREARLLLLAIAASSAWYVAAFFVGGDAFFAKQILKENVFRVLDPDSVEAGHVAPFWFYVPLMAAGLAPWSLFIPGLVAFAVTRPTGADTMTDGAGAAVRVVASSAAPTTTAAATQAATTVAAAPTPSLLRRLDPHVVFAVVWGAVTFGIFSLAGSKRAVYLLPAYPAYAMLIARAWTSVMRSRTAPVAAALFVAGAVLSAALLVAVAIVVVAGAAGVPIDGRLAQFVSNADVNNVTPVLEATREHRAIIIPLGLVMLSAAWVTVRSAQGQRWARVAAATALAMIVLQATLSTTLLPALASKRSARSFINHVQELVPVEVPLSFYRAFDYGAVFYRGAPIPVRQALTDVPEIDGAWLLTWPAFLSDLSEEVRKLDTGGEAAGAYEVEEAIASKDVDPSDRTSLVLVRIKRRIPEDQTGDRTDERSGDRN from the coding sequence GTGCAGACCATCGTTCGCGACGGCCAGCTCGTGCTTCCGATGCGCAACGGCAACGAGCTGCCGTCCAAGCCTCCGCTGTTTCACTGGCTCGGCGCGCTCGCCAGCTTCCTGCACGGACGCGTCAGCGAAGGAACGATCCGCTTTCCGAGCCTCGTCGCCGCACTGCTCGCCGCGCTGGCCACCGCGCTCGCGGCATGGTCGTGGTGGGGCGCCGATACCGCGCTGATGACGGCCGTGGTGCTCGGCACGAGCTACCAGTGGCTCGCGTCGTCGGTCACTGCACGCGTCGACATGGTGCTGGCCGCTGCCGTCACACTGGCGCTGCTGTCGTTCGCGCGGGCGATCGAGACCGGCCGCAGCATCCCGGTCACGGTATTCGTGCTGCTGGTCGTCGCGACGCTCACCAAAGGGCCGATCGGACTCGTCCTGCCGTGCACGATCGCGGGCGTGACGCTGGCACTGCGCGGCGAGCTCGCGTTCCTCGGAATGCGCGAGGCGAGGCTGCTGCTGCTTGCGATCGCAGCGTCGTCGGCGTGGTACGTGGCGGCGTTCTTCGTCGGCGGCGATGCGTTTTTCGCCAAGCAGATCCTCAAGGAGAACGTGTTTCGTGTGCTCGATCCGGATTCGGTCGAAGCCGGACACGTGGCTCCGTTCTGGTTCTACGTACCGCTGATGGCCGCGGGCCTCGCGCCGTGGAGCCTGTTCATCCCGGGGCTCGTCGCTTTCGCGGTAACCAGACCGACGGGAGCGGACACAATGACGGACGGTGCGGGCGCTGCGGTGAGGGTCGTGGCGAGCTCGGCCGCGCCCACGACTACAGCGGCAGCAACTCAGGCGGCGACGACTGTGGCGGCTGCGCCGACGCCGTCGCTGCTCCGGCGCCTCGATCCGCACGTCGTCTTCGCGGTCGTGTGGGGCGCAGTCACGTTCGGAATCTTCTCGCTCGCCGGCTCCAAGCGTGCGGTCTACCTGCTGCCGGCCTACCCCGCCTACGCAATGCTGATCGCAAGGGCGTGGACGAGCGTCATGCGCAGCCGTACGGCGCCCGTTGCGGCCGCCCTCTTCGTGGCCGGCGCCGTGCTGTCGGCGGCCCTGCTTGTCGCGGTTGCGATCGTCGTCGTCGCGGGCGCCGCGGGTGTGCCGATCGACGGACGGCTCGCCCAGTTCGTCAGCAACGCCGACGTCAACAACGTGACGCCCGTGCTCGAAGCCACGCGCGAGCATCGCGCGATCATCATTCCGCTCGGGCTCGTGATGCTGTCGGCCGCATGGGTCACGGTCCGCTCCGCGCAGGGCCAGCGCTGGGCACGCGTCGCAGCCGCAACCGCATTGGCGATGATCGTGCTCCAGGCAACGCTTTCGACGACGCTGCTTCCGGCTCTTGCGTCCAAACGCAGCGCACGAAGCTTCATCAATCATGTGCAGGAGCTCGTTCCTGTCGAAGTGCCGCTGTCTTTTTACCGGGCCTTCGATTATGGGGCCGTGTTCTACCGGGGAGCGCCGATTCCCGTCCGGCAGGCGCTCACCGACGTTCCCGAAATCGACGGAGCATGGCTCCTGACCTGGCCCGCCTTCCTTTCGGACCTTTCCGAAGAAGTGCGGAAACTCGACACCGGCGGCGAAGCAGCCGGAGCGTACGAGGTCGAGGAGGCAATCGCCTCCAAGGACGTCGACCCTTCGGATCGAACTTCGCTCGTACTGGTGCGCATCAAGAGGCGGATCCCAGAGGATCAAACAGGGGATCGAACGGATGAGCGCTCCGGCGACCGAAACTGA
- the mgtE gene encoding magnesium transporter, giving the protein MSAPATETETPDHAELRALLEAGDEAAARAAIADLHPADLADVLDALDQPERQLQLFRLLEPETASEVVREISEHSKASLVELLSDARLSAVLERLDTDDAADLLGHLDEDRKDRLLRRTSPEARRNVAGLLTYAEDTAGGIMKTEVATATTLSTVREVIESIRRHADDYHDIQEIYVTDEQRRLKGVVPLRELLLFDDETPLERFMQTETVPVDVDMDQEEVARVFGKYDLLSVPVLDSLGRVVGRITVDDIVDVIAEEATEDILKLAGVGDESFVGASPFDAVRSRLPWLVFNFATAGLSALIIAQFEETIRQVAVAAALMTVISAMAGNAGTQTMTVLVRAIALGEARGPQARRLLAREALTSLINGALLGLSGALIVYLWRGDARVAAVMGFALLINLQVSAAVGTMVPLVLRSFSLDPAVASSVLVTAATDWAGFFVFLALLSVML; this is encoded by the coding sequence ATGAGCGCTCCGGCGACCGAAACTGAGACTCCGGATCACGCCGAGCTTCGGGCGCTGCTCGAAGCCGGCGATGAAGCCGCTGCTCGCGCCGCGATCGCCGACCTGCATCCTGCCGACCTTGCCGACGTTCTCGATGCGCTCGACCAGCCCGAGCGCCAGCTCCAGCTTTTCCGGCTGCTCGAGCCCGAGACCGCCTCCGAAGTCGTCCGCGAGATCAGCGAGCATTCCAAGGCCTCGCTGGTCGAGCTGCTGTCGGACGCGCGCCTGTCGGCCGTCCTCGAACGGCTCGACACCGACGATGCCGCCGACCTGCTCGGCCATCTCGACGAGGACCGCAAGGACCGGCTGCTGCGGCGCACGAGCCCCGAGGCCCGCCGCAACGTCGCCGGGCTGCTGACCTACGCCGAAGACACCGCCGGCGGCATCATGAAGACCGAGGTCGCGACCGCGACCACGCTCTCGACCGTGCGCGAGGTCATCGAGTCGATCCGCCGCCACGCCGACGACTACCACGACATCCAGGAAATCTACGTCACCGACGAGCAGCGCCGCCTGAAAGGCGTCGTCCCGCTGCGCGAGCTGCTGCTGTTCGACGACGAGACGCCGCTCGAGCGCTTCATGCAGACCGAAACGGTCCCTGTCGACGTCGACATGGACCAGGAAGAAGTCGCGCGCGTGTTCGGCAAGTACGACCTCCTGTCGGTGCCGGTGCTCGACTCGCTCGGTCGCGTCGTCGGCCGCATCACCGTCGACGACATCGTCGACGTCATCGCGGAAGAGGCCACCGAGGACATCCTGAAGCTCGCCGGCGTCGGCGACGAAAGCTTCGTCGGCGCCAGCCCGTTCGATGCGGTCCGCTCGCGGTTGCCGTGGCTCGTATTCAACTTCGCGACCGCCGGTCTCTCGGCGCTGATCATCGCGCAGTTCGAGGAGACCATTCGCCAGGTCGCGGTCGCCGCAGCGCTGATGACGGTGATCTCGGCGATGGCCGGCAACGCCGGCACGCAGACGATGACCGTGCTCGTGCGCGCCATCGCGCTCGGCGAGGCGCGCGGTCCGCAGGCCCGCCGGCTGCTGGCCCGCGAGGCGCTGACGTCGCTGATCAACGGTGCGCTGCTCGGCCTTTCCGGCGCGCTGATCGTCTACCTGTGGCGAGGCGACGCGCGCGTCGCGGCCGTCATGGGGTTCGCGCTGCTCATCAACCTGCAGGTATCGGCGGCGGTCGGAACCATGGTTCCGCTGGTGCTGCGCAGCTTCTCGCTCGATCCGGCGGTCGCGTCGTCGGTCCTGGTGACGGCCGCGACGGACTGGGCAGGCTTTTTCGTGTTCCTCGCGCTGCTGAGCGTAATGCTGTGA
- a CDS encoding FAD-dependent oxidoreductase, whose amino-acid sequence MTTGVSEPAGSAWATATTSGRPLRVAVVGAGPAGFYTVEALLKRKDVDVDVDLFERLPAPYGLLRYGVAPDHPKIKSVSVAYDRLCEDPRVRFFGNVHVGRGLAVSDLLACYDQVVFATGCETDRRIGVPGEELAGSLSATAFVAWYNGHPEYRSLPVDLSTERVVVVGIGDVAMDLARILLRNPDDLANTDIADYALAALRTSRVREVVILARRGPRQAAFAAKELEDIAELPGVGVSVDRDQVTHDLETVDPHHGTERHKLEVLAAIADAGDGGARRRLEIRFLASPAAILGEGGRTAAIRIQHNELIRSASSDVVARGTGRYETIPCGLVLRSVGYRGLPLAGLPFDEERGIIANAGGRVLDGGVIVPGLYVSGWIKRGATGVVGTNKGDAAATVANMLEDAATTPARDAASVSRGAIDRVLGERGIRVVTWDGWKRIDRVERERGAATGKVREKLTDIEACLEAAGV is encoded by the coding sequence GTGACGACCGGAGTTTCCGAACCTGCGGGAAGCGCGTGGGCGACCGCCACGACCTCCGGCAGGCCGCTGCGTGTCGCGGTCGTCGGCGCAGGTCCGGCCGGGTTCTATACCGTCGAAGCGCTGCTCAAGCGCAAGGACGTCGATGTCGACGTGGATCTGTTCGAGCGCCTGCCCGCGCCGTACGGGCTGCTGCGTTACGGCGTCGCGCCCGATCATCCGAAGATCAAGTCGGTCTCGGTCGCATACGACAGGCTCTGCGAGGATCCGCGCGTGCGCTTTTTCGGCAACGTCCATGTCGGCCGGGGTCTTGCCGTGAGCGACCTTCTCGCGTGCTACGACCAGGTGGTGTTCGCGACCGGCTGCGAGACCGACCGCCGCATCGGTGTGCCGGGCGAAGAGCTCGCCGGCAGCCTTTCGGCGACCGCGTTCGTCGCCTGGTACAACGGACATCCGGAATACCGCTCGCTTCCGGTCGATCTGTCGACCGAACGCGTCGTCGTCGTCGGCATCGGCGATGTCGCGATGGACCTCGCGCGCATCCTGCTGCGCAACCCGGACGATCTCGCGAACACCGACATCGCCGATTACGCGCTGGCCGCGCTGCGCACGAGCCGCGTGCGCGAGGTCGTGATCCTCGCGCGGCGCGGGCCTCGCCAGGCCGCATTTGCCGCCAAGGAGCTCGAGGACATCGCCGAGCTGCCGGGCGTCGGCGTCAGCGTCGATCGCGACCAGGTCACGCACGACCTCGAGACCGTCGATCCGCACCACGGAACCGAGCGCCACAAGCTCGAGGTGCTGGCCGCGATCGCGGACGCCGGTGACGGCGGCGCTCGACGCCGGCTCGAGATCCGCTTCCTTGCATCACCCGCGGCGATCCTTGGCGAGGGAGGCCGTACTGCCGCGATTCGCATCCAGCACAACGAGCTGATCCGCAGTGCCTCGAGCGACGTCGTCGCGCGCGGCACCGGCCGCTACGAGACGATTCCGTGCGGGCTCGTGCTGCGCTCGGTCGGCTATCGCGGGCTTCCGCTCGCCGGCCTGCCGTTCGACGAAGAGCGCGGCATCATCGCCAACGCGGGCGGGCGCGTGCTCGACGGCGGCGTAATCGTGCCGGGCCTGTACGTCTCCGGTTGGATCAAGCGCGGTGCGACCGGCGTCGTCGGTACCAACAAAGGCGATGCGGCGGCCACGGTCGCGAACATGCTGGAAGACGCGGCGACGACGCCCGCCCGCGATGCGGCATCCGTTTCGCGCGGCGCGATCGATCGCGTGCTCGGCGAACGCGGCATTCGCGTCGTCACCTGGGACGGCTGGAAACGCATCGACAGGGTCGAGCGCGAGCGCGGTGCGGCCACCGGCAAAGTCCGCGAAAAGCTGACCGACATCGAAGCCTGCCTCGAAGCCGCCGGCGTCTGA
- a CDS encoding ChbG/HpnK family deacetylase yields the protein MKKPRLIITADDFGLWPEINDAVVAGYESGVVTSASLRVSATGSHSAAVAARIRPGLSVGLQLVLCDGHSTLPRRHIRDLVDSTGRFVDRPLEAAWHYRRSGGLRDQLKAEIRAQVEKFLSTSLYLSFVTGHHNLHLHPTVLSLLKELAEDYPIHALRRPCTHLVDYEKRSGPQSFEARVERDLIGTMIRYGGFRARSFVGPDRVDVLSPIRPATEGDVAKRLSSLPSGVTELVARPGSLLPQFDGVAEAAIVTSRRVRDALATSNVELISYRTLFEEI from the coding sequence ATGAAGAAACCCCGCCTCATCATTACTGCCGATGACTTCGGTCTCTGGCCCGAGATCAACGACGCTGTCGTTGCCGGGTACGAAAGCGGCGTGGTGACGAGCGCAAGCCTGCGGGTCTCTGCGACCGGTTCGCATTCGGCGGCGGTGGCGGCACGCATCCGGCCTGGCCTGTCGGTCGGCCTGCAGCTGGTCCTGTGCGACGGGCACTCCACGCTGCCGCGCCGTCACATCCGCGACCTCGTCGACAGCACCGGGCGATTCGTCGACCGGCCGCTCGAAGCCGCGTGGCATTACCGCCGCAGCGGCGGCCTTCGCGATCAGCTCAAGGCCGAAATCCGCGCGCAGGTCGAGAAGTTTCTGTCGACGAGCCTGTACCTCAGCTTCGTCACCGGCCACCACAACCTGCATCTGCATCCGACGGTGCTTTCGCTGCTGAAGGAGCTGGCCGAGGACTATCCGATCCACGCGCTGCGGCGGCCGTGCACGCATCTCGTCGATTACGAGAAGCGCTCGGGACCGCAGAGCTTCGAAGCGCGCGTCGAGCGCGACCTGATCGGCACGATGATCCGTTACGGCGGTTTTCGCGCGCGGTCGTTCGTCGGCCCCGATCGTGTCGACGTGCTGAGCCCGATCCGTCCGGCCACCGAAGGCGATGTGGCAAAGCGGCTGTCGTCGCTGCCGTCCGGCGTCACCGAGCTGGTCGCGCGGCCCGGCTCGCTGCTGCCGCAGTTCGACGGCGTCGCCGAGGCGGCGATCGTCACCAGCCGCCGCGTACGCGACGCGCTCGCGACGAGCAACGTCGAGCTGATTTCGTACCGCACGCTTTTCGAAGAGATCTGA
- a CDS encoding chloride channel protein yields the protein MTEPADRSELPGYIHESDGWLLAAAIVIGIAAAFANFIFHAAIEGAHFVFWGSLGGALGIPARSVTTDVFADGTAALGANWWLIPLVPMSGMALLVLLDRWFPGEIHGYGLPRFLEIVNVRGGYIRRRWITLKTITGAITLGSGMSAGVEGPVAQIGGAIGSTVSRLLRPSPERLRVLIASGTAAAIASTFGAPIAGVMFAEEIVLLGQSQLQSLTLLVVAACVATITSQYLTGYHQVLAAPHFEFPINHELVFYLLLGIASGPVAVAFLRGFYAIKDWVGTSAIPVALRPVAGAVIVGSALVLFPQIGGSGYDVINQFFLGEMGARLLLSLALVKLVMTGVTLGFGGSGGVFAPAMFIGAAFGAGFAVVVNHVLPGSIAHPGAFGLVGMGTLLAAATHAPMTAIFLLFELTRDYSVVVPIMITAITATTVARQLVPTSIDEYDLARRGLHLHSDGRTRVLRQFFVHSLVARDITPVRENASVAELVRTVSESRHAVFPVVDDDDGLVGTVGMVDLRAVLLESHSWADRSVRELVRRDGPVLRLGDSLYDALQMVVLHGVEEIVVVEDKHARTVAGLLNRSELQSFYQKRLLAREMVG from the coding sequence GTGACGGAACCGGCTGATCGAAGCGAGCTCCCCGGCTACATTCACGAAAGCGACGGCTGGCTTCTGGCGGCGGCGATCGTGATCGGCATTGCCGCCGCATTCGCCAACTTCATTTTTCATGCGGCCATCGAAGGTGCGCACTTCGTTTTCTGGGGATCGCTCGGCGGTGCGCTCGGTATTCCCGCGCGAAGCGTCACCACCGACGTGTTCGCCGACGGGACGGCGGCGCTCGGCGCCAACTGGTGGCTGATTCCGCTGGTGCCGATGTCGGGCATGGCGCTGCTGGTGCTGCTCGACCGATGGTTTCCGGGCGAGATCCACGGATACGGGCTGCCGCGCTTCCTCGAGATCGTCAACGTGCGCGGCGGATACATCCGAAGGCGCTGGATCACGCTGAAAACCATCACCGGTGCGATCACGCTCGGCTCCGGAATGAGCGCCGGGGTGGAAGGTCCGGTTGCGCAGATCGGAGGCGCGATCGGATCGACGGTAAGCCGGCTGCTGCGGCCGTCGCCCGAGCGGCTGCGCGTGCTGATCGCATCGGGAACGGCCGCGGCGATCGCATCGACGTTCGGTGCGCCGATCGCCGGCGTGATGTTTGCCGAAGAGATCGTGCTGCTCGGCCAGTCGCAGCTGCAGTCGCTGACGCTGCTGGTGGTCGCAGCATGCGTTGCGACGATCACGTCGCAGTATCTGACCGGCTACCACCAGGTCCTTGCCGCGCCGCACTTCGAGTTTCCGATCAACCACGAGCTGGTCTTCTACCTGCTGCTCGGCATCGCCAGCGGTCCGGTCGCCGTCGCGTTCCTGCGCGGGTTCTACGCGATCAAGGACTGGGTCGGCACGTCGGCGATTCCGGTCGCGCTGCGGCCCGTCGCCGGTGCGGTGATCGTCGGATCCGCGCTCGTCCTGTTCCCGCAGATCGGCGGCAGCGGCTACGACGTGATCAACCAGTTCTTTCTCGGCGAAATGGGCGCGCGCCTGCTGCTGTCGCTGGCGCTCGTGAAGCTGGTGATGACCGGCGTTACGCTCGGCTTCGGCGGGTCGGGTGGAGTGTTCGCTCCGGCGATGTTCATCGGCGCTGCGTTCGGCGCCGGTTTCGCCGTCGTCGTCAACCACGTGCTGCCCGGTTCGATCGCGCATCCGGGCGCATTCGGCCTGGTCGGGATGGGAACGCTTCTCGCTGCCGCGACGCATGCGCCGATGACGGCGATCTTCCTGCTCTTCGAGCTGACGCGCGACTACAGCGTCGTGGTGCCGATCATGATCACCGCGATCACGGCCACCACGGTCGCACGCCAGCTGGTCCCCACCAGCATCGACGAGTACGACCTCGCGCGCCGCGGGCTGCATCTGCATTCGGATGGCCGCACGCGCGTGCTCCGGCAGTTTTTCGTCCACAGCCTGGTCGCGCGCGACATCACGCCGGTTCGTGAGAATGCTTCGGTTGCCGAGCTCGTGCGCACGGTCAGCGAGTCACGGCATGCGGTGTTTCCGGTCGTCGACGACGACGACGGCCTCGTCGGCACCGTCGGCATGGTCGACCTGCGTGCGGTGCTGCTCGAGAGCCATTCGTGGGCCGACCGAAGCGTGCGCGAGCTGGTGCGTCGCGACGGTCCGGTGCTGCGTCTCGGCGACAGCCTCTACGATGCGCTGCAGATGGTCGTCCTGCACGGCGTCGAGGAAATCGTCGTCGTCGAAGACAAACATGCACGCACCGTGGCGGGTCTGCTCAACCGATCGGAATTGCAGAGTTTCTACCAGAAGCGCCTGCTTGCCCGCGAAATGGTCGGCTGA